The Candidatus Sulfotelmatobacter sp. genome segment CCGCCTCACACTCCTCGCCCCCCGGCTCGCCCTCGATCAGGTGCCAGACGCGGCCGTCGTCCTCGGCCTGGACGTCCAGCACGCGAGCCGCGCCGATCACGCCGCGATCGGCGAGCTGTCCGCCGCTCTCCGGGTAGAAGTACGAGGCGGCGAGCTCCAGCGCCGGCTTGCCACCGACGGTCGCACGATCTTCGATTCGCGCGCGGAAGCGGGTGGTATAGCTGTCGTCGTAGTAGAGACGTTCGGAAGCCATGGTCAGCTGGTCCGCTTGAGTCCGTATTGCCGGAGCTTTCGCCACAACGTGGTGCGCGAGATGCCGAGCTGCTTCGCGGCATTGGTGGCATTGCCGTGATGCCGGGCCAGCACGCGCTGAATGTGCTCGCGCTCGACCTCGGCGAGCGACCAGTCCTCGCGGAGGCCAAGCTCGCCCGCGCTCGGCCGCTCCCCCGCTCCGGCGGGCTCGCCGTCCGCTTCGCCGCCTCGCGGCAGCATCCGCGGCAAGCGGATCGCGCCGGGCAGATCGCCCGGCTGGATCTCGGAGCCCTCGGCCACCGCCACCGCGTGATCGACCGCGTTCTCGAGCTCGCGCACGTTGCCCGGGTAATCGTAGCGCTCGAGCAGCGCCGCCGTCTCGGGCGAGAAGCTCATCCGATCCCGGCCCTCGCGGCGCGCCGCGCGCTCGAGGAAGTACGAGGCGAGGAGCCCGATGTCCTCCCGGCGTTCGCGTAGCGGCGGCAGCTCGATCTGCACGACGTTCAGCCGATAATAGAGATCTTCGCGAAAACGCCCGGCTTCGATCTCGTTCTGCAGATCGCGATGGGTGGCGGCGACCACTCGAACGTCTACGTGCCGTGGCGTATCCTCGCCGACCCTGCGCACCTCGTTGTTCTCGAGCACGCGCAGCAGCTTGACCTGGCTGAGCGGCGGCATGTCGCCGATCTCGTCGAGGAACAGCGTCCCGCGGTCCGCCGCCTCGATCAGTCCGCGTCGCTCGAGGCCCGCGC includes the following:
- a CDS encoding sigma 54-interacting transcriptional regulator; amino-acid sequence: MRADASQRRAAPPVSDSFLPNIIGASPKIQRILRLVSRVAATDSTVLLLGESGTGKELIARSLHVQSRRAQGPFVPVNLGAIPESLMESELFGHARGAFTGAGLERRGLIEAADRGTLFLDEIGDMPPLSQVKLLRVLENNEVRRVGEDTPRHVDVRVVAATHRDLQNEIEAGRFREDLYYRLNVVQIELPPLRERREDIGLLASYFLERAARREGRDRMSFSPETAALLERYDYPGNVRELENAVDHAVAVAEGSEIQPGDLPGAIRLPRMLPRGGEADGEPAGAGERPSAGELGLREDWSLAEVEREHIQRVLARHHGNATNAAKQLGISRTTLWRKLRQYGLKRTS
- a CDS encoding alanyl-tRNA editing protein — encoded protein: MASERLYYDDSYTTRFRARIEDRATVGGKPALELAASYFYPESGGQLADRGVIGAARVLDVQAEDDGRVWHLIEGEPGGEECEAELDWARRFDHMQQHTGQHLLSAVFDELFGAATVSVHFGPATSTIDLDTESLTRDRAREAVRRANEVVLENRPVTVA